One genomic segment of Desulfosporosinus sp. Sb-LF includes these proteins:
- a CDS encoding DUF1697 domain-containing protein codes for MVEKLVALVRGINVGRAKRVAMADLCALFEDIGYRNVRTLLNSGNVIFASLDTEAVSVAARIEEALINRIGISARVIVLTAAEIATIVNDNPLAGVADNPSRLLVAVLRNPAERTRLEPLAEQEWGSEVLAIGVRVAYLWCPDGILASQLPEAVGRVLGDGVTTRNWATVMKLYALTEK; via the coding sequence ATGGTAGAAAAGTTGGTAGCGTTAGTACGCGGGATCAATGTCGGGCGCGCTAAGCGCGTAGCGATGGCGGATCTGTGTGCCTTGTTCGAGGATATTGGTTATCGGAACGTACGTACTCTTCTTAATAGTGGCAACGTCATCTTTGCCTCACTGGACACGGAGGCAGTTAGCGTAGCTGCTCGCATAGAAGAGGCTCTTATTAACCGAATCGGTATCTCAGCACGGGTAATAGTTCTGACAGCAGCAGAGATCGCCACTATCGTGAACGATAACCCCTTGGCTGGGGTGGCTGACAATCCTTCACGATTGTTAGTCGCAGTTCTTCGAAACCCAGCGGAACGAACACGGCTTGAGCCCTTGGCTGAGCAGGAGTGGGGATCAGAGGTTCTGGCTATTGGGGTTCGCGTTGCATACCTTTGGTGCCCTGACGGGATATTAGCGAGCCAATTGCCTGAAGCCGTTGGCCGCGTATTAGGAGACGGCGTAACCACCCGCAATTGGGCGACCGTGATGAAACTTTACGCCCTCACTGAGAAGTAG
- a CDS encoding amidohydrolase family protein yields MKCDLLIKSGFIIDGTGNPGFYGDLAIGEGKIIEIAANLEYNAERVIDASGLTVSPGFIDPHVHAELTVLTSGKFEEFLRQGVTTMVNGNCGHSITPYSSDNIYDYMAHKGLISFEAKERNKRIVPAWANFSGYIDVIKNKGTSVNMGFLLGHGTLRWSVMGEAKNREPTAKEEKELNYLIEEGMEQGALGISTGLAYAPSKYADTDELIKLSKISKKHDGIYTSHIRTHIGILDAVKEAIRIGEATGIRVQVSHLTPTVPEAFDQILAARERGVEIAVDTIPKTSGHFKRKDRLLEFIGINASQDPFLTPEEKRKILKKIRFRDHLLVINTDDPQMENRTLKEIACERNMKVDELFLNLLENDSPNLTFCQGGLIRRDFPGTSYADNIAHNPLVMAGSDKVFGEIDDPYDWYELFRKGAFPLFFDLCKQKGVRLEEIIRRITSLPAQQFRLTDRGTLAKGKAADIAIINMDHYYYPSNEKIDYKSPLTMARGVKYTIVNGNVALDDGTLKDVNSGQLLSKYGRKLPL; encoded by the coding sequence ATGAAGTGCGATCTTTTGATCAAGAGTGGTTTCATTATTGATGGTACGGGAAACCCCGGATTCTATGGCGATTTGGCAATAGGTGAAGGGAAGATCATAGAAATTGCCGCCAACCTTGAATATAACGCCGAGAGAGTGATCGATGCCTCGGGACTAACCGTAAGTCCGGGTTTTATTGACCCGCATGTTCATGCCGAACTTACCGTGCTAACGAGTGGTAAGTTTGAAGAATTTCTCCGCCAAGGGGTTACCACGATGGTTAATGGAAACTGTGGACATTCTATCACCCCCTATTCTTCCGATAACATCTATGATTATATGGCGCATAAGGGGCTTATCTCCTTCGAGGCCAAAGAACGCAATAAGCGGATCGTACCCGCTTGGGCTAATTTTTCGGGTTATATTGACGTTATCAAAAACAAAGGTACCAGCGTAAACATGGGATTCCTCTTAGGGCATGGCACGTTAAGATGGAGTGTTATGGGAGAGGCCAAAAATAGAGAGCCCACTGCGAAAGAAGAAAAGGAACTAAACTACCTGATTGAAGAAGGCATGGAACAAGGGGCATTAGGGATCTCCACGGGTTTAGCCTATGCCCCAAGCAAATATGCCGATACCGATGAACTCATTAAACTATCCAAGATCTCAAAAAAACATGACGGCATCTATACATCTCATATCAGAACCCATATTGGCATTCTAGATGCCGTTAAGGAAGCTATACGCATCGGCGAAGCGACAGGCATAAGAGTTCAAGTGTCCCATCTAACGCCGACAGTTCCCGAAGCATTTGATCAAATACTCGCTGCCCGCGAAAGAGGCGTAGAAATTGCTGTCGATACGATCCCCAAGACCAGTGGGCATTTTAAGAGAAAGGATAGACTGCTAGAGTTTATAGGCATCAATGCTTCACAAGACCCCTTCTTAACCCCTGAGGAGAAACGGAAAATCTTGAAGAAAATCAGATTTAGAGACCACCTTCTGGTGATTAATACAGATGATCCTCAAATGGAAAATCGAACCTTAAAAGAAATTGCTTGTGAAAGAAATATGAAGGTCGATGAGCTATTCCTTAATCTATTAGAAAATGACAGTCCTAACCTAACCTTCTGTCAGGGTGGACTCATTCGACGGGATTTCCCCGGGACCTCTTATGCGGATAATATCGCCCATAATCCACTCGTCATGGCTGGATCGGATAAAGTATTTGGTGAAATAGACGACCCTTATGACTGGTATGAGTTATTTAGAAAAGGTGCCTTTCCCTTATTTTTTGACTTATGCAAGCAAAAAGGTGTGAGATTAGAAGAGATTATCAGACGGATCACGTCTCTACCAGCACAGCAGTTTAGATTAACTGACCGTGGTACGCTCGCCAAGGGAAAAGCAGCGGATATAGCCATTATTAATATGGATCACTATTATTATCCCTCAAATGAGAAAATTGATTATAAAAGTCCTTTAACTATGGCCAGAGGAGTTAAGTATACGATTGTGAATGGCAATGTTGCTTTAGATGATGGGACATTAAAAGACGTAAATTCAGGACAGCTATTATCGAAGTATGGTAGGAAATTGCCCCTTTAA